From the Streptomyces pluripotens genome, one window contains:
- a CDS encoding maleylpyruvate isomerase family mycothiol-dependent enzyme produces the protein MIDHAHDLACVHDATERLLTAVAELDDVSLTGPSRLPGWSRGHVLAHLARNADALVNVLEGRPMYASAEARAADIEAGAARPGSTQLTDLRESAARFRTAGDAPADWTRSVELRNGVTDSASRLPFRRWAEVELHHVDLGIGYELEDLPTEFLEREIDFLAERFAGHQDVPSMGLRTHDGRTWTTGGGAEGGPVTVEGAAADLLGWLAGRRDGSRLATNHGALPKLPPL, from the coding sequence ATGATTGATCACGCTCATGACCTGGCATGTGTACATGACGCGACCGAACGGCTCCTCACCGCGGTCGCCGAACTAGACGACGTTTCACTCACCGGGCCGTCGCGGCTCCCCGGCTGGAGCCGTGGCCATGTCCTCGCCCATCTCGCCCGGAACGCAGACGCGCTCGTGAACGTGCTGGAGGGCCGCCCCATGTACGCGAGCGCCGAGGCACGGGCCGCCGACATCGAGGCGGGTGCCGCCCGCCCCGGCAGCACACAGCTCACCGATCTGCGCGAGAGCGCGGCCCGCTTCCGGACGGCAGGGGACGCGCCCGCGGACTGGACGCGATCAGTGGAACTGCGCAACGGGGTCACCGACTCCGCGTCCCGGTTGCCGTTCCGGCGCTGGGCCGAGGTGGAACTGCACCACGTGGACCTCGGCATCGGGTACGAACTGGAGGATCTCCCGACCGAGTTCCTGGAGCGGGAGATCGACTTCCTGGCTGAGCGGTTCGCCGGACACCAGGACGTGCCCTCGATGGGCCTGCGCACCCATGACGGCCGAACCTGGACCACCGGCGGCGGGGCGGAGGGCGGACCGGTCACGGTCGAAGGGGCGGCCGCCGATCTGCTGGGCTGGCTCGCGGGGCGACGCGACGGCTCCCGCCTGGCCACGAACCATGGCGCACTGCCGAAGCTGCCTCCGCTGTAG
- a CDS encoding calcium:proton antiporter: MITRLRSLARYWTTLVPGLAVILLVFAWGRDLPGAIVALVATVLAGSVLAAVHHAEVVAHRVGEPFGSLVLAISVTIIEVALIVTLMVDGGDKSSTLARDTVFAAVMITCNGMVGTCLLVASLRHGTAVFNPEGAGAALATVATLATLSLVLPTFTTSKPGPEFSSVQLMFAALSSLVLYGLFVATQTVRHRDYFLPITRQGEVITGEGHVEPPSARTAWTSLGLLGLALIGVVGLAKTVSPTIESGVEAAGLNQAVVGVIIALLVLLPETIAALRSARRDRVQTSLNLAFGSAMASIGLTIPAVALASLWLSGPLVLGLGSTDMLLLALTVVVGSLTVVPGRATPVQGGVHLVLFAAYLELAVNP; this comes from the coding sequence ATGATCACTCGGCTGCGGTCGCTCGCCCGGTACTGGACGACCCTCGTGCCGGGTCTCGCGGTGATCCTGCTCGTCTTCGCCTGGGGCCGTGATCTGCCTGGGGCCATCGTCGCCCTGGTGGCCACCGTGCTCGCCGGTTCCGTCCTGGCGGCGGTACATCACGCCGAGGTCGTCGCCCACCGCGTGGGCGAGCCCTTCGGCTCCCTGGTGCTCGCCATCTCTGTCACGATCATCGAGGTGGCCCTGATCGTCACCCTCATGGTCGACGGGGGTGACAAGAGTTCCACGCTGGCCCGGGACACGGTTTTCGCCGCAGTGATGATCACCTGCAATGGCATGGTGGGTACCTGTCTGCTCGTCGCTTCCCTTCGGCACGGCACTGCGGTCTTCAACCCCGAGGGTGCCGGAGCTGCCCTGGCCACCGTGGCGACGCTGGCCACACTCAGCTTGGTGCTGCCGACCTTCACCACCAGCAAGCCCGGACCTGAATTCTCCAGCGTTCAGCTGATGTTCGCCGCGTTATCCTCACTGGTCCTGTACGGCCTGTTCGTCGCCACCCAGACGGTGCGCCATCGTGACTACTTTCTGCCGATCACCCGGCAGGGTGAAGTCATCACCGGCGAAGGCCACGTCGAGCCTCCGTCCGCACGTACCGCCTGGACCAGTCTTGGGCTGCTCGGACTGGCCCTGATCGGCGTGGTCGGTCTGGCCAAAACCGTGTCACCCACCATCGAGTCGGGCGTAGAAGCGGCCGGACTGAACCAGGCCGTGGTCGGTGTGATCATCGCCCTGCTGGTTCTGCTCCCCGAGACGATCGCCGCACTGCGCTCCGCCCGTCGGGACCGAGTGCAGACCAGCCTCAACCTCGCGTTCGGCTCGGCGATGGCCAGCATCGGTCTGACCATCCCGGCCGTAGCACTCGCCTCCCTCTGGCTGTCAGGGCCGCTCGTCCTCGGCCTCGGCTCGACCGACATGTTGCTGCTGGCGCTGACCGTGGTGGTCGGCTCCCTGACGGTGGTACCGGGGCGAGCCACCCCAGTGCAGGGCGGTGTCCACCTGGTGCTGTTCGCGGCCTACCTGGAGCTGGCGGTCAACCCGTAG
- a CDS encoding Rieske (2Fe-2S) protein → MPARPSASRRTVLRGAAAVPAAALGLAACSAPGGSASDTPTAPVDLGAASDVSKGGAKLYRDHNVVVSREANGTLKAYSTICTHARCPINELQGTTLICSCHGSRFDAMTGKVVQAPATEPLPELPVKDENGRIVAGPSA, encoded by the coding sequence ATGCCCGCCCGCCCGTCCGCGAGCCGTCGTACCGTCCTTCGAGGGGCCGCCGCGGTCCCGGCCGCCGCGCTCGGCCTGGCCGCGTGCTCGGCTCCAGGCGGCTCGGCCTCGGACACCCCGACCGCACCGGTCGACCTCGGTGCCGCGAGTGACGTCTCCAAGGGCGGCGCCAAGCTGTACCGGGACCACAACGTGGTGGTCAGCCGTGAGGCGAACGGCACTCTGAAGGCGTACAGCACCATCTGCACGCATGCGAGGTGCCCGATCAACGAGCTGCAGGGGACGACTTTGATTTGTTCCTGCCACGGCAGCCGGTTCGATGCCATGACGGGCAAGGTGGTCCAGGCGCCGGCCACCGAGCCGTTGCCCGAGCTGCCGGTGAAGGACGAGAACGGCAGGATCGTCGCCGGCCCTTCCGCCTGA
- the aroQ gene encoding type II 3-dehydroquinate dehydratase — MSRTLANAPILILNGPNLNLLGQRQPEIYGKDTLADVAALCGEAAAAHGGTVDFRQSNHEGELVDWIHEARLGHCGIVINPAAYSHTSVALLDALNTCDGMPVVEVHISNIHRRESFRHHSYVSLRADGVIAGCGVQGYVFGVERVATLLGAAHTEA, encoded by the coding sequence GTGTCCCGCACCCTGGCCAACGCCCCGATCTTGATCCTCAACGGACCCAACCTGAACCTGCTCGGACAGCGACAGCCCGAGATCTACGGCAAGGACACCTTGGCCGACGTGGCGGCGCTGTGCGGTGAGGCGGCGGCCGCGCACGGTGGAACGGTGGACTTCCGGCAGTCCAACCACGAGGGCGAACTGGTCGACTGGATCCACGAGGCGCGCCTCGGGCACTGCGGGATCGTCATCAACCCCGCCGCCTACTCACACACGTCGGTTGCGCTTCTGGATGCGCTCAACACCTGCGACGGGATGCCCGTAGTGGAGGTGCACATCTCCAACATCCACCGGCGCGAATCGTTCCGTCACCATTCGTACGTCTCGCTGCGCGCCGACGGAGTGATCGCGGGGTGTGGTGTGCAGGGCTACGTGTTCGGTGTTGAGCGGGTCGCAACCCTGCTGGGAGCGGCGCACACCGAAGCGTAG
- a CDS encoding TerC/Alx family metal homeostasis membrane protein: MEVSMGLWVLTIAGLIALIAVDFFIGRKPHEVSVREAATWTVVWIALAGLFGLGLLVFGGGRPAGEFFAGFITEKSLSVDNLFVFVLIMARFAVPTQYQQRVLLVGVLIALVLRAVFIAAGAAIIASFSWVFYLFGAFLIWTAWKLIEEARAEEESAEYQENKLLKAVERRFGVADRYHGTRLWVRQNGKRVMTPMLVVMLAIGTTDVLFALDSIPAIFGLTQDPYIVFTANAFALMGLRQLYFLIGGLLTKLVHLSYGLSIILGFIGIKLVLHALHESGVHVPEIGIPVSLGVICAVLVITTITSLVASGRRGVVDVAQAGSEGTSKDGVDA; encoded by the coding sequence GTGGAAGTCTCCATGGGCCTGTGGGTCCTGACCATCGCGGGCCTGATCGCCCTGATCGCCGTCGATTTCTTCATCGGTCGTAAGCCCCATGAGGTGTCCGTCAGAGAAGCCGCAACCTGGACCGTCGTCTGGATTGCCCTGGCCGGGCTCTTCGGCTTGGGTCTCCTCGTCTTCGGTGGCGGGCGGCCGGCCGGTGAGTTCTTCGCGGGCTTCATCACCGAGAAGTCATTGAGCGTGGACAATCTGTTCGTCTTCGTTCTGATCATGGCGCGGTTCGCGGTGCCCACCCAGTACCAGCAACGAGTGCTGCTCGTCGGCGTCCTCATCGCCTTGGTCCTGCGGGCCGTCTTCATCGCCGCCGGAGCCGCGATCATCGCCAGTTTCTCCTGGGTGTTTTACCTCTTTGGCGCCTTCTTGATCTGGACCGCGTGGAAGCTCATCGAGGAGGCCCGTGCCGAAGAGGAGAGCGCGGAGTACCAGGAGAACAAGCTGCTGAAGGCTGTCGAGCGCAGGTTCGGTGTGGCCGACCGATACCACGGGACCAGGCTGTGGGTCAGGCAGAACGGCAAGCGGGTCATGACCCCGATGCTGGTCGTGATGCTCGCCATCGGCACCACGGACGTCCTGTTCGCCCTGGACTCCATCCCCGCGATCTTCGGCCTGACCCAGGACCCGTACATCGTCTTCACTGCCAACGCTTTCGCCCTGATGGGCCTGCGGCAGCTGTACTTCCTCATCGGCGGCCTGCTGACGAAGTTGGTGCATCTCTCTTACGGCCTGTCGATCATCCTCGGCTTCATCGGCATCAAGCTGGTGCTGCACGCTTTGCACGAGTCCGGTGTTCATGTCCCCGAGATTGGCATCCCGGTCTCGCTCGGCGTGATCTGTGCGGTTCTGGTCATCACCACGATCACCAGCCTGGTCGCCTCCGGGAGACGGGGCGTCGTCGATGTGGCGCAGGCCGGCAGTGAAGGAACCTCGAAAGATGGAGTCGACGCCTGA
- a CDS encoding MBL fold metallo-hydrolase, with the protein MTYTGEVKVGGPADVHELKDLMITKIAVGPMDNNSYLLRCRATDEQLLIDAANEAETLLTMIGDDGITSVVTTHRHGDHWQALADVVAATGARTYAGREDAPGIPVPTDVLVDDGDVIRVGRVQLTARHLVGHTPGSIALVYDDPHGHPHIFTGDCLFPGGVGNTHGDPKAFDRLIHDVETKIFGVLADETWVYPGHGHDTTLGAERPQLPEWRARGW; encoded by the coding sequence ATGACGTACACCGGAGAGGTCAAGGTCGGCGGACCGGCGGACGTGCACGAGCTCAAAGACCTGATGATCACCAAGATCGCGGTCGGCCCGATGGACAACAACTCCTATCTGCTGCGCTGCCGGGCCACCGACGAGCAGCTCCTGATCGACGCCGCGAACGAGGCGGAGACACTTCTCACCATGATCGGTGACGACGGCATCACGTCCGTCGTCACCACTCATCGGCACGGCGACCACTGGCAGGCACTCGCCGACGTCGTCGCCGCTACGGGCGCCCGTACTTACGCCGGTCGCGAGGATGCCCCCGGCATCCCCGTACCCACCGACGTCCTCGTCGACGACGGCGACGTGATCAGGGTCGGTCGCGTGCAACTCACGGCGCGCCATCTGGTCGGCCACACCCCAGGGTCGATCGCGCTGGTGTACGACGACCCACACGGCCATCCGCACATCTTCACCGGCGACTGCCTCTTCCCGGGCGGCGTCGGCAACACGCACGGGGATCCCAAGGCCTTCGACAGGTTGATCCACGACGTGGAGACAAAGATCTTCGGCGTGCTGGCGGACGAGACATGGGTCTACCCTGGCCACGGCCACGACACCACGCTCGGCGCGGAACGGCCGCAACTGCCGGAGTGGCGCGCGCGAGGGTGGTGA
- a CDS encoding TerD family protein, whose product MSVNLSKGQAISLEKKDGASLTAVRMGLGWQAAKRRGLFGSRTREIDLDASAVLFAEKQPVDVVFFRHLVSDDGSVRHTGDNLVGGAGQGGDDEAILVDLQRVPVHVDQIVFTVNSFTGQTFQEVQNAFCRLVDDANGQELARYTLAGGGEYTAQIMAKVHRTGSGWTMTALGVPANGRTFQDLMPAILPHL is encoded by the coding sequence GTGTCCGTCAACTTGTCCAAGGGCCAGGCCATCAGCCTGGAGAAGAAGGACGGGGCCAGCCTGACCGCGGTCCGCATGGGGCTCGGCTGGCAGGCGGCGAAGCGACGTGGCCTGTTCGGCTCCCGTACGCGTGAGATCGACCTGGATGCCTCGGCCGTTCTCTTCGCCGAGAAGCAGCCGGTCGACGTGGTCTTCTTCCGTCATCTGGTGAGCGACGACGGTTCCGTGCGCCACACCGGTGACAACCTGGTGGGCGGCGCGGGCCAGGGCGGGGATGACGAAGCGATCCTGGTGGACCTACAGCGTGTTCCGGTTCACGTCGACCAGATCGTCTTCACCGTGAACTCCTTTACGGGCCAGACCTTCCAGGAGGTGCAGAATGCATTCTGCCGCCTCGTGGACGACGCCAACGGCCAGGAACTCGCCCGCTACACGCTGGCCGGTGGCGGCGAGTACACCGCCCAGATCATGGCCAAGGTGCACCGGACCGGCTCGGGCTGGACGATGACCGCGCTGGGTGTCCCGGCCAATGGCCGCACCTTCCAGGACCTGATGCCGGCGATCCTGCCGCATCTGTAG
- a CDS encoding carbohydrate kinase family protein yields MIVVAGEALIDLVPQGPGALADLKPVLGGGPYNTAVALGRLGSRTSFCSRTSVDAFGEALLDGLRQAGVDVSGVQRGPEPTALAVATIDADGSAAYSFYVDGTADRLFTAPASPPTGTRAVSFGTCSLVLEPGASAYEELMRTAAGQGVFTALDPNVRAGLIPDADAYRTRFRNWLPSVTLLKLSAEDAAWLGGTPCEWLAAGPSAVVITRGGDGLTAYTQDGGEHSVPAEKTDVVDTIGAGDTVNAALLHGLSALDALSPEALMALGSEGWQRLLRFAARAAAITCSRAGAESPYAVELGEW; encoded by the coding sequence GTGATCGTCGTTGCCGGTGAGGCATTGATCGACCTGGTGCCTCAGGGCCCCGGAGCCCTCGCGGACCTGAAGCCGGTGCTCGGCGGCGGCCCTTACAACACCGCCGTAGCCCTCGGCAGACTCGGCTCCCGCACCTCTTTCTGTTCCCGGACGTCCGTCGACGCCTTCGGCGAGGCCCTACTCGACGGACTGCGGCAGGCCGGGGTCGATGTGTCGGGGGTACAGCGGGGACCGGAGCCGACCGCCCTCGCGGTGGCCACCATCGACGCCGACGGCTCGGCCGCCTATTCCTTCTACGTCGACGGCACCGCCGACCGGCTGTTCACCGCTCCCGCTTCTCCTCCCACCGGCACGCGCGCGGTGTCCTTCGGCACCTGTTCACTCGTCCTGGAACCGGGGGCGAGTGCGTACGAGGAGCTGATGCGGACGGCGGCCGGGCAGGGCGTGTTCACGGCGCTGGACCCCAACGTCCGGGCTGGACTGATCCCGGACGCAGATGCCTACCGGACGCGTTTCCGGAACTGGTTGCCCTCAGTGACGCTGCTGAAGCTCTCCGCGGAGGACGCCGCCTGGCTGGGCGGCACCCCGTGCGAGTGGCTCGCCGCGGGACCGTCGGCCGTCGTGATCACGCGGGGCGGCGATGGTCTGACCGCATACACCCAGGACGGCGGGGAGCATTCCGTGCCGGCTGAGAAGACCGACGTCGTGGATACCATCGGCGCCGGCGACACGGTGAACGCCGCCCTGCTGCACGGCCTGTCCGCGCTGGACGCCCTGTCTCCGGAAGCGCTCATGGCCCTAGGGTCCGAGGGCTGGCAGCGACTGCTGCGCTTCGCGGCACGCGCGGCGGCGATCACCTGTTCACGGGCGGGGGCCGAGTCGCCCTACGCGGTCGAGCTGGGTGAGTGGTGA
- the uvrA gene encoding excinuclease ABC subunit UvrA: MADRLIVRGAREHNLKNVSLDLPRDALIVFTGLSGSGKSSLAFDTIFAEGQRRYVESLSSYARQFLGQMDKPDVDFIEGLSPAVSIDQKSTSRNPRSTVGTITEVYDYLRLLFARIGKPHCPECGRPISRQSPQAIVDKVLELPEGSRFQVLSPLVRERKGEFVDLFADLQTKGYSRARVDGRTVQLSDPPTLKKQEKHTIEVVVDRLTVKGSAKRRLTDSVETALGLSGGMVVLDFVDLPEDDPERERMYSEHLYCPYDDLSFEELEPRSFSFNSPFGACPECTGIGTRMEVDPELIVPDPDKSLDEGAVHPWSHGHTKDYFGRLTGALADALGFRTDIPFAGLPLRARKALLHGHKTQIEVRYRNRYGRERVYTTPFEGAVPFVKRRHSEAESDASRERFEGYMREVPCPSCEGTRLKPIVLAVTIMGKSIAEVSAMSISDCADFLGELRLNARDKRIAERVLKEVSERLRFLVDVGLDYLSLNRAAGTLSGGEAQRIRLATQIGSGLVGVLYVLDEPSIGLHQRDNHRLIETLVRLRDMGNTLIVVEHDEDTIKVADWVVDIGPGAGEHGGKVVHSGSMKELLANAESQTGAYLSGRKSIPLPDVRRPGDPSRRLTVHGARENNLRDIDVSFPLGVFTAVTGVSGSGKSTLVNDILYTHLARELNGARNVPGRHTRVDGDDLVDKVVHVDQSPIGRTPRSNPATYTGVFDHVRKLFAETTEAKVRGYQPGRFSFNVKGGRCENCAGDGTIKIEMNFLPDVYVPCEVCHGARYNRETLEVHYKGKSIADVLNMPIEEATDFFEAVPAISRHLRTLKDVGLGYVRLGQSATTLSGGEAQRVKLASELQKRSTGRTVYVLDEPTTGLHFEDISKLLTVLGGLVDKGNTVIVIEHNLDVIKTADWIVDMGPEGGAGGGLVVAEGTPEEVAGVPASHTGKFLREILGPDRVSDAEPVKPLRSRAPRKATAAKTAAAEPAAKKGVTTKADSTPAKKAVAATKKATPAKKTTRARKA, from the coding sequence GTGGCCGACCGTCTCATCGTCCGTGGCGCGCGCGAGCACAACCTGAAGAATGTCTCGCTCGACCTGCCTCGTGACGCGCTCATCGTCTTCACCGGCCTGTCCGGTTCGGGCAAGTCCTCCCTGGCCTTCGACACCATCTTCGCCGAGGGGCAGCGCCGCTATGTGGAGTCACTCTCCTCGTACGCCCGGCAGTTCCTCGGTCAGATGGACAAGCCGGACGTCGACTTCATCGAGGGCCTGTCCCCGGCGGTCTCCATCGACCAAAAGTCGACTTCACGCAACCCGCGCTCGACGGTCGGCACCATCACCGAGGTCTACGACTACCTGCGGCTGCTTTTCGCGCGCATCGGTAAGCCGCACTGCCCGGAGTGCGGCCGCCCGATCTCGCGCCAGTCGCCGCAGGCCATCGTGGACAAGGTCCTGGAGCTGCCGGAGGGGAGCCGCTTTCAGGTGCTGTCGCCGCTGGTCCGTGAGCGCAAGGGCGAGTTCGTGGACCTCTTCGCTGACCTGCAGACCAAGGGGTACTCGCGCGCACGTGTGGACGGCCGGACCGTCCAACTCTCCGACCCGCCGACGCTGAAGAAGCAGGAGAAGCACACCATCGAGGTGGTCGTGGACCGCCTCACGGTGAAGGGCTCCGCCAAGCGCCGCCTCACTGACTCCGTGGAGACTGCCCTCGGCCTGTCCGGCGGCATGGTCGTGCTCGACTTCGTGGACCTCCCCGAGGACGACCCCGAGCGCGAGCGCATGTACTCGGAGCACCTCTACTGCCCGTACGACGATCTGTCCTTCGAGGAGTTGGAGCCCCGCTCCTTCTCCTTCAACTCGCCCTTCGGCGCCTGCCCCGAGTGCACCGGCATCGGTACGCGCATGGAGGTCGACCCGGAGCTGATCGTCCCGGACCCTGACAAGTCTCTCGACGAGGGAGCCGTCCACCCCTGGTCACACGGACACACCAAGGACTACTTCGGCCGCCTGACCGGGGCCCTCGCCGACGCGTTGGGCTTCCGCACGGACATCCCCTTCGCGGGCCTGCCACTGCGTGCCAGGAAGGCTCTGCTTCACGGCCACAAGACGCAGATCGAGGTGCGCTACCGCAACCGCTACGGCAGGGAGCGTGTCTACACCACGCCCTTCGAGGGCGCGGTGCCCTTCGTGAAGCGTCGCCACAGCGAAGCTGAGAGCGATGCCAGCCGGGAACGCTTCGAGGGCTACATGCGGGAGGTGCCGTGCCCCTCCTGCGAGGGCACCCGCCTGAAGCCGATCGTCCTCGCGGTCACGATCATGGGGAAGTCGATCGCCGAGGTCTCCGCCATGTCGATCAGCGACTGCGCGGACTTCCTGGGCGAACTGAGACTGAACGCCCGTGACAAGAGGATCGCTGAGCGGGTACTCAAGGAGGTCAGCGAGCGGCTGCGCTTCTTGGTGGACGTGGGCCTGGACTATCTCTCGCTCAACCGGGCGGCAGGCACCCTCTCCGGTGGCGAGGCACAGCGCATTCGTCTGGCCACCCAGATCGGCTCCGGCCTCGTAGGTGTCCTGTACGTCTTGGACGAGCCTTCCATCGGCCTGCACCAGCGGGACAACCACCGGTTGATCGAGACCTTGGTCCGGCTGCGCGACATGGGTAACACGCTCATTGTCGTGGAACACGACGAGGACACCATCAAGGTCGCCGACTGGGTCGTGGACATCGGACCCGGCGCCGGTGAGCACGGCGGCAAGGTCGTGCACAGCGGTTCCATGAAGGAACTGCTCGCCAATGCCGAGTCACAGACGGGTGCGTACCTTTCGGGTCGCAAGTCGATCCCGCTTCCGGACGTGCGCCGTCCCGGTGACCCGTCCCGTCGGCTCACCGTGCACGGTGCCCGCGAGAACAACCTGAGAGACATCGACGTCTCCTTCCCGCTGGGCGTGTTCACGGCCGTCACGGGAGTGTCCGGCTCCGGCAAGTCGACGCTGGTCAACGACATCCTGTACACCCATCTGGCCCGCGAGCTGAACGGCGCGCGGAACGTCCCGGGACGGCACACACGTGTGGACGGCGACGATCTGGTCGACAAGGTCGTCCACGTCGACCAGTCGCCGATCGGCCGCACTCCCCGGTCCAACCCGGCGACCTACACCGGTGTCTTCGACCACGTTCGTAAACTGTTCGCCGAGACCACCGAGGCGAAGGTGCGTGGCTACCAGCCGGGCCGCTTCTCGTTCAACGTCAAGGGTGGCCGTTGTGAGAACTGCGCGGGCGACGGCACGATCAAGATCGAGATGAACTTCCTCCCGGACGTCTACGTTCCGTGCGAGGTCTGCCACGGCGCCCGGTACAACCGGGAGACCTTGGAGGTCCACTACAAGGGCAAGTCCATCGCCGACGTGCTGAATATGCCGATCGAGGAGGCCACCGACTTCTTCGAGGCTGTCCCGGCCATTTCCCGGCATCTGAGGACGCTGAAGGACGTCGGCCTCGGCTACGTCCGCCTCGGCCAGTCCGCGACGACCCTGTCCGGTGGTGAGGCCCAACGGGTGAAGTTGGCCAGCGAGCTGCAGAAGCGATCTACCGGACGTACGGTCTACGTCCTGGACGAGCCGACGACCGGTCTGCACTTCGAGGACATCAGCAAGCTGCTGACGGTCCTCGGCGGGCTGGTCGACAAGGGCAACACCGTCATCGTCATCGAGCACAACCTCGACGTGATCAAGACCGCGGACTGGATCGTGGACATGGGACCGGAGGGCGGCGCCGGCGGTGGCCTCGTGGTCGCCGAGGGCACGCCCGAGGAGGTCGCCGGGGTCCCGGCCAGCCATACCGGCAAGTTCCTGCGGGAGATCCTCGGTCCGGACCGCGTCAGTGACGCGGAGCCGGTGAAGCCGCTGCGGAGCAGGGCGCCCAGGAAGGCGACCGCAGCCAAGACGGCCGCAGCAGAGCCGGCAGCGAAGAAGGGGGTGACAACCAAAGCCGACAGCACGCCGGCGAAGAAGGCCGTCGCGGCCACCAAGAAGGCGACACCCGCGAAGAAGACGACGCGGGCCCGTAAAGCCTGA